The DNA sequence CCCCGAGGATCTCCACGCGCAGCCGTCGGCGGGTGGGTCGGCAATCGATGCGGTGGTACGGGTTGGGCGGGTAGTGCACCAACGGGCGGCCCTCCTCGAGCCAGGTGTCCACCGCCGTCCACGGCACCGACACGAACCCGGGTGCCTCGAGAACCGGGGTGGTGGGGAGCTCGGTGACGTCCTCGGCGGCGAACGCATAGCTCAGCGGATGGCCGCGCCGGTGCACCATCAATGCGCCCTCGGTGTCGATCAGGGTGCGGTCTCCGAGCACGGCCTGGATCCGGCGGGGGTGTGGCTCGACGTAGACCAGGTCGCCCTCGACGGTGGGGTTGAAGGTGCCCGCCCGGTCGTTGCCCAGCGGCCCGGTCCCCGCGGTGAGACTCATCGGATACGCCCCGGGCCACGGTGTTTCGTCCAGCGGGTCATGGCCGGCGCCTTGGTGCCCGTTCCGCGGCGAACATGTCGCCAGCTTACAAAATCGGTAGCAGATGTCACGAGGGCCGCCCGGGCTCGGGGCGCGGGCCGGCGTCGAACGCCCCGACACGCGGTGACGGATCGGCGGGAACGTCACATCCGGGAGGCGAAACACGGTGCAATGGGTACCCGGAGGCGGCATCGACACGACGAACGGGGGATGGGTGAAGCGGCTCAACGGTGTGGACGCGATGATGCTCTACGGTGAGACGCCGGAAGTTCACATGCACACCCTCAAGATCGGTGTGCTCGATGTGTCGGCGCTGCCCGGCTACGACTTCGAGATGTTCCGCAGGCTGGCGGCACCGCGCCTCCACGCGCTTGCGCCACTGCGCTGCCAACTGGTCGACATCCCCATGAAGTTCCACCACCCGATGTGGGTGCAGAACGCCGAGATCGATCTGGACTATCACGTCCGCCGCGCCCACGTCGCCGCTCCGGGTGGGCGCCGCGAACTCGATGAGTTGATCGGTGACATCGCCGGGACCCCGCTGGACCGTGACCATCCACTCTGGGTCATGTATGTCGCGGAGGGGCTCGCGGACAACCGGATCGCCGTCATCCACAAGGTGCATCACGTTCTGGCAGACGGGATGGCGTCGGCCAACCAGATGGCGATGGCCATCCAGTCGGAACAGCCTGAGGTCGGTGGGGAGCTCGGCGACGCGCCGCCCGACTCCCGTTCGGCGGCAAACCTGCTCCGCGCCGCCGGCCGTGATCACCTGCACCAGTTGGCCCGGTTGCCCGGGCTGGTCGGCGAGACGGTCGCCGGCATAGCGCGCGTGCGCAGGCGGGCCCGGGAGCGCGGTGTGCAACCTGACCTGGCGCGCAACTTCGCGCCCCCGCAGACCTTCCTCAACCACGTCGTTTCCCCGGGACGGCGGTTCGCGACCGCGCCGCTCGCGCTCGACGACGTCAAGCAGACCGCCAAACACCTCGGCGTCACCCTCAACGACATCGTGCTGGCCACGGCTGCCGGGGCGCTGCGGGAACTGCAGCTGCGCTACGACGGGGCAGCGGGCTCGCCGCTGATCGCCGGGGTGCCGGTGAGCTACAACCCGTCTCCGCATCGCTTGATGGGCAACGAATTCACCTACATGACACCGTCGTTGCCGGTGCACATCGCCGACCCGCTCGAGCGGGTGCAGCTGACCGCGACTGCGACGGCCATCGCCAAGGAGAACCACCGGTTGCTCGGACCGACGCTGCTGCCGTCATGGTTGACCTACCTGCCGCCCGCCACGACCCCGAGCGTGTTCCGCACCCAGGCGCGCCGGCTGGAGTCGGCGATGGTGATGAACCTGACCATCTCCAACGTGCCCGGCCCGCGGGAACGGGGCTTCATCGAGGGCGCCGTCGTCGACGAGATCTACTCCGTCGGTCCGATCGTGGCCGGGAGCGGGATGAACATCACGGTGTGGAGCTACGTCGACCAGCTCTCGCTGTCGGTACTGACCGACGACCGCACCCTCGGGGACCCCCATGAAGCGACCGACGCGCTGATGAACGCCTTCGCCGAAATCCGTGCGGCAGCCGGACTGTCCGCCGACCTCACGCCGGTGGCGGCCGCCATGCCGGTCGCGCCCGCCCGCTGACGATCTCGCGCCCGACGATCTCGCGCGCGGATGATCTCGCGCGCGGATGATCTCGCGGAAACGGCTGGCGGGAGTACTGTTTCGGTGCCGGTGCGTCGGCACGCCCACTGCCGATGCCCGCAGGCACTTTACAGATCTTGCTCAAAGTGTCACCCTATCCTGGGTGCCGAGCGATGCGCGCCCGACGGTGGCGCGAGGACGACCTCGGCTCTGGCTCTCTGGGAGGCAACCGGTGACCGCACGCACTTTCGACGTCGACGACCTCCGAGCACACGTGCACAAGGGGCCCGGCGTGCGGACGACAGGGGAGAAGCTGCTCACCTACGACCTCGCCGTTCTCGCCGGCGACGTCGCTACCGTCGTGACGGCCGCCGGCGGTTGGCTCTGTGATCGGGTTCGAGCCGGCTGGCGTGTCACGGTCCTCACTCCGGCTGCCGTCGACACCACCGCGCTGACCATCCTCGGAGTGGACTGGGCGCCCGGAACCAATCTCAGCGAGCTGCCGGGCGGGCACCACCCCACCGCGGTGGCGGTCGACGCCCGATTGCTGGCCGCGTGCGCGTCCACCCGCAGTGCCCTGCTGGGAGTTCTCGACGGTGCCCGCACCGAGGTCACCGTATGGGGCGAATCGCCGTCACTCGAGGCGGGCCGGCGGTTCCACCGGGTACATCACCGTCTCAGCGCCGCCGCTCGGGCGTTCAAATCCCACGCGGTCCAGGCCTGCGGCGGATCGGCAGACCTGTCAGTCGAAGAGTTCCACAGCATCGCGCTCTGGTATCCCCCCGACGGCACCGACCTCGCTCCTGTCGGCCCGCCCGCCGTCACCTGAAAAGGGCCGGACTACCGCGTCTCGCGGTTGCGGCCGACGTACCAGCTGCGCGCCACGACGCCCAGCACCAGCGCGGCGAAGCCGACGAGGAACCAGTCCTCGACGCGACCCACGTGATTGCCGTGCATCATGAGCAGCAGGAACGCCGCGCCGAGCAGGCCGCCGAGCTGGATGACGCGGGGGTTCTCTTTCGACCATCCCCACTCCGCCGACGGCACTTCCTCGACGTCGACGCCGGTGTGACGCTCCACCTCGGTGCTTGCCACGGCTGCTCCTCACGGTCGGCGGCATGTCTGTGAAGGCCATTCTGACACAGCTCTACTACACCCCGCCGTAGTAGCCCGCCGGCACACCGCGCTCGCAGTAGGCTCGCCGGTCATGGATATCCAGCAGGCTCGTGGCCTGCTCGAGGACAGGGTCGTCTTCATCACCGGAGCCGCCCGCGGGCAGGGCCGGGCGCACGCGGTCCGTTTCGCCGAGGAAGGCGCCGACGTCATCGCCGTCGACCTGTGCGCACAGCTCGACAGCGTCGCCTACCCCATGGCCACCCCGGAAGACCTCGAGGAAACCGTGCGATTGGTCGAGAAGACCGGACGCCGCATCGTCGCCGAGCAGGGTGACGTCCGCGACCGCGATCGGCTGGCCGCGGTGGTGCAGCGCGGTCTCGACGAGTTCGGCCGACTCGACTTCGTGCTGGCCAACGCCGGAATCCTGCCCGCGGCCGGGGCGGGCGGAGCATCGCTCACCGCATTCACCGACGCGATCGCGGTCATGCTCACCGGCGTCTACTACACCATCGATGCCGCCCTGCCGGCGCTGTTGAGCAACCCCGACGGTGGTGCGGTCGTGATCACCAGCTCAGCGGCGGGCTTCACTTCCGTGAGCACGGAATTCGGCACGATGAGCCACGGCGCGGCTGGGTACACCGCCGCCAAGCACGGCGTCATCGGGGTGATGCGCCATTTCGCCCGCTCGCTGGCGGAGAAGAACATCCGGGTCAACTCCGTGCACCCCGGGGGCGTGGCTACCCCGATGGTCCTCAATGAGGCAATGGCCGAGTGGGTCGGGCACCATCCGTCTTTCAGCGACGCCCAGCAGCCGCTGCTGCGGTTACCGATGATGGAACCCGGCGACATCAGCGACGCCATGGTCTATCTGTGTGGACCGGCCGGTCGCTACCTGACCGGGGTGGCGCTGCCGGTGGACGCCGGCCAGACGCTGAAGTAGCGGACTACTTCTTCGTACCTCCGCTACTTCTTCACTGCCTCGTACCTCCGCTACTTCTTTACTGCCTCGTACCTCCGCTACCTCTTTACTGCTTCGTACCTCCGCAGGGCCTCCTCGCGTTCCCGCTTGTGGTCCACCATCGGCTCCGGGTACCCGTCGGGGCGCTCCCCGTCGAGGTTGTGCACGTCGCCGTCGAACTCGGCCAGCTCGGATACCCAGCGGCGGATGTAATCCCCGGAGGGGTCGAACTTCTTGCCCTGCGTCGTCGGGTTGAACACCCGGAAGTAGGGCGCCGCATCGGTGCCGCACCCCGCGGCCCACTGCCAGCCGTGCTGGTTGTTGGCCATGTCGCCGTCCACCAGCTGTTCGAGGAACCACCGCGCCCCCCACTGCCACGGCAGGTGCAGGTCCTTGACCAGAAACGACGCCACGATCATTCGTACGCGGTTGTGCATGAAACCGCTCTGGGCCAACTGCCG is a window from the Mycolicibacterium poriferae genome containing:
- a CDS encoding WS/DGAT/MGAT family O-acyltransferase; amino-acid sequence: MKRLNGVDAMMLYGETPEVHMHTLKIGVLDVSALPGYDFEMFRRLAAPRLHALAPLRCQLVDIPMKFHHPMWVQNAEIDLDYHVRRAHVAAPGGRRELDELIGDIAGTPLDRDHPLWVMYVAEGLADNRIAVIHKVHHVLADGMASANQMAMAIQSEQPEVGGELGDAPPDSRSAANLLRAAGRDHLHQLARLPGLVGETVAGIARVRRRARERGVQPDLARNFAPPQTFLNHVVSPGRRFATAPLALDDVKQTAKHLGVTLNDIVLATAAGALRELQLRYDGAAGSPLIAGVPVSYNPSPHRLMGNEFTYMTPSLPVHIADPLERVQLTATATAIAKENHRLLGPTLLPSWLTYLPPATTPSVFRTQARRLESAMVMNLTISNVPGPRERGFIEGAVVDEIYSVGPIVAGSGMNITVWSYVDQLSLSVLTDDRTLGDPHEATDALMNAFAEIRAAAGLSADLTPVAAAMPVAPAR
- a CDS encoding DUF2631 domain-containing protein, which encodes MASTEVERHTGVDVEEVPSAEWGWSKENPRVIQLGGLLGAAFLLLMMHGNHVGRVEDWFLVGFAALVLGVVARSWYVGRNRETR
- a CDS encoding mycofactocin-coupled SDR family oxidoreductase, with amino-acid sequence MDIQQARGLLEDRVVFITGAARGQGRAHAVRFAEEGADVIAVDLCAQLDSVAYPMATPEDLEETVRLVEKTGRRIVAEQGDVRDRDRLAAVVQRGLDEFGRLDFVLANAGILPAAGAGGASLTAFTDAIAVMLTGVYYTIDAALPALLSNPDGGAVVITSSAAGFTSVSTEFGTMSHGAAGYTAAKHGVIGVMRHFARSLAEKNIRVNSVHPGGVATPMVLNEAMAEWVGHHPSFSDAQQPLLRLPMMEPGDISDAMVYLCGPAGRYLTGVALPVDAGQTLK
- a CDS encoding DUF427 domain-containing protein; translated protein: MSLTAGTGPLGNDRAGTFNPTVEGDLVYVEPHPRRIQAVLGDRTLIDTEGALMVHRRGHPLSYAFAAEDVTELPTTPVLEAPGFVSVPWTAVDTWLEEGRPLVHYPPNPYHRIDCRPTRRRLRVEILGVTVVDTADTTIVFETSLAPRLYVSVDAVRTDVLRRSDTSTYCNYKGWATYWSAVVGDMVVPDVAWSYEAPLPESSPIASMVSFDADRAVVQAELPQGRDRYHMPR